GCCGTCGCGGGAACGTTCATGCACCTCCAGCCCGGCGACACCTTTGTCATTTTCAATCCCTTCGACGGACAACTTTTGGGCGCGCCCCGCACCGTCACCACCGTCAGGCCCGCCGGCGAAAAAGCCGTCGGCGGCGCGTCCGGTCACTGGCAGCAATCCGCCGCCCGCGCGGACGAGGCTTCCGCCGGCAGGGCCCCCGCCACCGCCGGCTCGTGGGACGTGACCTTCACGCCCGCGCTCGAAACCGGCGACGCCGGTTTCCCGATGGGCGACGCGACGTGGTGGAAAAACGCCCAGCTCTTCAACCGCACCCGCGTGAACGCCGGCTTCGTCGTGAAAAACAACACCTTCACCTCCATCCGCCGCTACGGGGTGATCGCCCGCGCCACCGACGGCGTCATCACCGGCAACACCATCACCGGTTCGTCCAACTCCGGCATCACGCTCCTCAACGAACCGAACTTCTGGGCCAACGGCCTGCACAGCGAGCGCGTGCTCATCGCGCGCAACAAGATCAGCGCGACGGCCTTTGACGCCTCCTCGTCGGCGAGCGGCGGCGTCGCGGTGAATCTCCGCAGCCTCTACGATCACTCGGCGGATTTTCGCCCGAAGGACGGCCCCATCCCGAAACCGGCGCGCCTGCACCGCGCCATCCGCATCGAGGACAACACCATCGCCGATTGGAACCACCGCGCCATTTTCCTGCGCAGCGCGGCGGATTGCGTCATCAAGGGCAACATCATCGCGGCCTCGCCCGGCGCGAAATTCCTCGACCCCGATTCCGACAACATCGCCATCCTCGTCGATAACACCCGCGACTGCGTCATCGCGGGCAACGACACCGCCGGCGATCCCCGACTGGCCTCCGCCGGGCGGCGGCTGGTCATCCTCGACAGCGACAACACCGCCGCCGATGGACAAGTAACAAGTGGCAAGTAGCAAGTAACAAGAAATATAAAACACCGGCGCGGCAGCGCCCTCACTCCACCTTCCAAAATCCGCTTTCCGCATTTATGAAAATCCCGAACTTTCGCTGGTTCATCATCGCGCTGGTTTTTCTGGCGGCGGTGCTGAACTACATCGACCGCCAGACGCTTTCGGTGCTTGCGCCGACCATCCAGGCCGACCTCGGCCTCGACGAGTCCGACTACGCGAACATCGTCAATATTTTCCTCGTTGCCTACACGATTTCCTACCTCGTGTCGGGGCGCATGGTGGACCGGTTGGGCACGCGCGTGGGCATGGCGGTGTTCGTGGCGTTCTGGTCGGTGAGCAACATGCTCACCGCCGCCGCGCACGGGTTCCGCTCGCTGGGGATTTTCCGTTTTGCGCTCGGGCTGGGTGAGGCGGGGGTGTGGCCGGCTGCGTCGAAATCGGTCTCCGAATGGTTTCCCGCAAAGGAGCGCGCGCTGGCGATCGGCGTTTACACGATGGGCTCGACCATCGGGGCGGTCGTCGCGCCCCATGTGGTGATTCCGCTGGCCGGCTTCGCCTTTGCCACGCACCTGCCGTTCATCGCCGACCTGCTCGGGCAGGGGGCGGGTTGGCGCATGGCGTTCATCCTCACCGGCGCGGCGGGGCTGGTCTGGCTCATTCCTTGGCTGTGGCTCTACCGCCTGCCGGGCAAGTCGCGTTTCACCACCGACTGGGAGCTCAAGCTGCTCGCCGATGCCGAGGCCGCCGAGACGAAGGCCACTGGCGGCGCGCTCAACGAAAAGCCGTGGGGCTGGGGCAAAATCCTCTCCTCGCGCGTGGTTTGGCTGTTGTTGCTCGGGCGGCTCATCACCGATCCGGCGTGGTATTTTTATCAATTCTGGTTCCCCAAGTTTTTGCACAGCGAGCGGGCGGTTCCGCAGGAGGGCCTGACGGTGACGGGCTGGGTGTATGTCGCCGCCGGCGTGGGCTCGCTGCTCGGCGGCTGGTTGTCGGGCCTGCTGGTCAAGCGCGGGGTCGCGCCCGCGGCGAGCCGTCTGTGGGTGATGCTCGGCTGCGCGCTGCTCATGCCCGTCTCGCTGCTGGTGGTCCGCGCCACCGGACTCAACGCGACCATGGCCCTGACCGCCGTCACCATCGTCGCCGCGCTCGCATGGCTGATCAACATCAGCTCCCTCGTCGTGGACGTCGTCCCGAAGGCGTGCCTCGGCGCGGTCTTCGGCGTGGTGGCCGCGGGCAGCACGGTGGGCGGCATCATCATGAACACGCTCGTCTCCTCGATGTTGTCCAAGACCGTCTCCGTGCCGAGCGGTTTCCTCAACCAGGCCGTTGACACCCTTTTCGGCCCGGTCCTCCGCGCCGTGCAAGGCGGCGGCTACAATCTCTGGTTCGCGCTCATGGCGTTCCTGCACCTTGCCGCCTGGCTCATGCTCTATTTCGGACGCATCCACCGCAACAGCGCGAAGGCCGCCGCGTGATCCAATATTTTTTCCCAACCCAACCATTTCCTACATGTTGACCAATCCACCTACGAACACTCTTCGTCCCCTCAAGACCGTATCCCTCGCCTGCGACCTGGTCGTGGGCGGGGGGGGCCTGTCCGGCGTGTGCGCGGCCATTTCCGCGGCGCGCGCGGGCCTGAAAGTCGTGCTGGTGCAGGACCGCCCGGTGCTCGGCGGCAACGGCTCGAGCGAGGTGCGCCTGTGGATCCTCGGGGCGACCTCGCACATGGGCAACAACAACCGCTGGGCGCGCGAGGGCGGGGTCATCGACGAGTTCATGGTGGAGAACACCCACCGCAACCGCGAGGGCAACCCCGTCTTTGTCGACGCGCTGCTCCTCGAGATGGTCGCGCGCGAGCCCAACATCACGCTGCTGCTCAACACCGTCATCCACGACCTCGAAAAAAGCGACGCCGACACGATCCGCTCCCTGCGCGCCTTCAACCCGCAGAACTCCACCGAATACGCCATTGCCGCGCCGCTGTTCTGCGACGCCACCGGCGATGGCCTCATCGGTTTCCTCGCCGGGGCGGCCTTCCGCATGGGCGCGGAAAGCCGTGCCGAGTTCGGCGAGGGCATGGCACCCGGCGACGAGTTCGGCGAACTGCTGGGCCA
This genomic stretch from Termitidicoccus mucosus harbors:
- a CDS encoding MFS transporter produces the protein MKIPNFRWFIIALVFLAAVLNYIDRQTLSVLAPTIQADLGLDESDYANIVNIFLVAYTISYLVSGRMVDRLGTRVGMAVFVAFWSVSNMLTAAAHGFRSLGIFRFALGLGEAGVWPAASKSVSEWFPAKERALAIGVYTMGSTIGAVVAPHVVIPLAGFAFATHLPFIADLLGQGAGWRMAFILTGAAGLVWLIPWLWLYRLPGKSRFTTDWELKLLADAEAAETKATGGALNEKPWGWGKILSSRVVWLLLLGRLITDPAWYFYQFWFPKFLHSERAVPQEGLTVTGWVYVAAGVGSLLGGWLSGLLVKRGVAPAASRLWVMLGCALLMPVSLLVVRATGLNATMALTAVTIVAALAWLINISSLVVDVVPKACLGAVFGVVAAGSTVGGIIMNTLVSSMLSKTVSVPSGFLNQAVDTLFGPVLRAVQGGGYNLWFALMAFLHLAAWLMLYFGRIHRNSAKAAA